A single window of Leclercia adecarboxylata DNA harbors:
- the zapA gene encoding cell division protein ZapA — MSAQPVDIQIFGRSLRVNCPPEQRDALNQAADDLNQRLQDLKERTRVTNTEQLVFIAALNISYELTQEKAKTRDYAASMEQRIKMLQQTIEQALLDQGRITDRPGQNFE, encoded by the coding sequence ATGTCTGCACAACCCGTCGATATCCAAATTTTTGGCCGTTCGCTGCGAGTGAATTGTCCGCCTGAACAAAGGGATGCTTTGAATCAGGCTGCGGATGATTTGAATCAGCGGTTGCAAGATTTAAAAGAACGCACTAGAGTCACAAATACTGAGCAGCTGGTCTTCATCGCCGCGTTGAACATCAGTTATGAACTGACTCAGGAAAAAGCGAAGACCCGCGATTACGCGGCGAGCATGGAACAACGTATTAAAATGCTCCAGCAGACCATTGAACAGGCATTGCTTGATCAGGGTCGCATAACAGACAGACCGGGGCAAAACTTTGAATAA